The following are from one region of the Hymenobacter radiodurans genome:
- a CDS encoding ABC transporter ATP-binding protein, whose product MPWFSDLFDKISAKRPRPDGKPALTVRERFSALKNIPAFLKLIWETSPSLTLGNIGLRLLRAALPVAMLYVGQLILDSVVSLARSGGNSDASLRPLLSLVALEFGLAILSDTLGRGVALLDSLLGDLFANRSSVRLMEHAAELDLDQFEDSTFYDKLERARRQTLSRTVLMAQVLSQAQDAITMAFLAVGLVAFNPWLLLLLLVAVIPAFLGESHFNERSYSLVHGWTPERRELDYLRQTGASDETAKEVKIFGLSGFLIDRFKLLSDQFYQQNKALVLRRAGWGAFFAAVGAAGYYAAYVYIISQAVRGQISIGQLTFLAGSFARMRGLLEGILSRFSSVAEGALYLQDFFDFFRIQPRIIRDEAHVVRPFPRPIQVGFQFENVGFKYRNAGKWAIRNLSFTLQAGEKLALVGENGAGKTTLVKLLARLYDPTEGRILLDGYDLREYDPAELRQEIGVIFQDFVRFQLSAGQNLAVGRIEEKGNQDRIQAAAAQSLADTVVQKLPAGYDQIIGRRFAGGVDLSGGEWQKIALGRAYMRDAQLLILDEPTAALDARAEHEVFQRFADLTKGKTAVLISHRFSTVRMADRILVIENGEFVEIGSHPELLARGGRYAELFALQAAGYR is encoded by the coding sequence ATGCCTTGGTTCTCTGATCTTTTCGATAAAATTTCCGCCAAACGCCCCCGTCCTGATGGTAAGCCAGCCCTCACCGTGCGGGAGCGATTTTCGGCGCTAAAAAACATTCCGGCTTTCCTGAAGCTCATTTGGGAAACCAGCCCCAGCCTCACCCTCGGTAATATTGGTCTGCGTCTGCTGCGAGCGGCATTGCCCGTGGCCATGCTGTATGTAGGTCAGCTTATTCTCGACTCCGTCGTGAGTTTAGCGCGGTCGGGGGGCAATTCTGACGCTTCGTTGAGGCCGCTGCTGAGCTTAGTAGCGCTGGAGTTTGGGCTGGCCATTTTGTCGGATACGCTGGGGCGCGGTGTGGCCTTGCTCGATAGTTTGCTGGGCGATTTATTCGCCAACCGTTCCTCCGTGCGCCTCATGGAGCACGCCGCAGAACTCGATCTCGATCAGTTCGAAGACAGCACCTTTTACGATAAGCTCGAACGCGCCCGCCGCCAAACCCTTTCGCGCACCGTGCTGATGGCGCAAGTGCTCAGTCAAGCCCAGGATGCCATTACCATGGCGTTTCTGGCCGTAGGGCTGGTAGCGTTCAATCCGTGGTTGCTGCTGTTACTGTTGGTGGCCGTTATTCCGGCTTTTCTGGGCGAGTCCCACTTTAATGAGCGCAGCTATTCGCTGGTGCACGGCTGGACGCCGGAGCGCCGCGAGCTGGACTACCTGCGCCAAACCGGCGCCAGCGACGAAACCGCCAAGGAAGTTAAGATATTTGGCTTGTCAGGCTTTCTGATTGATCGGTTTAAGCTGCTGTCAGATCAATTTTATCAACAGAATAAAGCGTTGGTATTGCGTCGGGCGGGCTGGGGGGCTTTTTTCGCGGCGGTAGGCGCGGCTGGCTACTACGCAGCCTATGTGTATATCATTTCGCAAGCCGTCAGGGGGCAAATTTCGATTGGCCAGCTTACGTTTTTGGCGGGTTCATTTGCCCGCATGCGCGGCTTGCTCGAAGGTATCCTGAGCCGCTTTAGCAGCGTGGCCGAAGGCGCACTGTATCTACAGGACTTCTTCGATTTCTTCCGTATTCAGCCGCGCATTATTCGCGACGAAGCCCACGTCGTGCGGCCGTTTCCGCGGCCTATTCAGGTGGGTTTCCAGTTTGAAAATGTGGGCTTCAAATACCGGAACGCCGGCAAATGGGCCATTCGCAACCTGAGCTTTACGCTGCAAGCCGGCGAGAAACTGGCATTGGTGGGCGAAAACGGCGCCGGCAAAACAACCTTAGTTAAACTGCTGGCTCGCCTGTATGACCCCACGGAGGGCCGCATTCTGCTCGACGGCTATGACCTACGCGAATATGACCCGGCCGAGCTGCGTCAGGAAATCGGCGTCATCTTTCAGGACTTCGTGCGCTTCCAATTATCGGCGGGGCAGAATCTGGCTGTAGGCCGCATTGAAGAGAAGGGAAACCAAGACCGCATTCAGGCGGCGGCGGCCCAAAGTCTGGCCGATACGGTGGTGCAAAAGCTGCCCGCTGGCTACGACCAGATTATCGGGCGCCGCTTCGCTGGTGGCGTAGATCTAAGCGGGGGCGAATGGCAAAAAATTGCCTTGGGTCGGGCCTACATGCGCGATGCCCAGCTGCTTATTCTGGATGAGCCTACTGCCGCCCTCGATGCCCGCGCTGAGCACGAAGTTTTCCAACGCTTCGCCGACCTGACCAAAGGCAAAACCGCCGTGCTCATTTCGCACCGCTTTAGCACTGTGCGCATGGCCGACCGCATTCTGGTCATTGAAAACGGCGAGTTCGTCGAGATTGGTTCGCACCCGGAGCTGCTGGCCCGTGGGGGGCGTTATGCTGAGTTGTTTGCTTTGCAGGCCGCAGGCTATCGCTAG
- a CDS encoding cupin domain-containing protein, whose translation MNAEAKILKAEDGTRLTVLGDHQRIMLSGKDTNNQFTLIEQWNDPGIGVPKHVHANEDEVFHVLEGTVEFHIEDTVQTLKAGELTYVPRGVAHRFTVVGDAKAKVHLSIFPAGIERMFEELNQLPPGPPDFARITQICASYGVTILP comes from the coding sequence ATGAATGCAGAAGCTAAAATTCTGAAGGCGGAAGACGGGACTCGGCTCACCGTGCTAGGTGATCATCAGCGTATTATGCTAAGTGGCAAGGACACCAACAATCAGTTCACGCTGATAGAACAATGGAATGACCCCGGTATCGGCGTTCCGAAGCACGTGCATGCCAATGAAGACGAGGTGTTTCATGTGTTGGAAGGCACGGTTGAGTTTCATATAGAAGACACGGTTCAAACCTTGAAGGCAGGCGAGCTAACCTACGTGCCGCGCGGCGTAGCGCACCGCTTTACTGTGGTGGGCGATGCCAAAGCCAAGGTTCATTTATCCATCTTTCCGGCTGGGATAGAGCGCATGTTTGAGGAGTTGAACCAACTACCGCCCGGTCCGCCAGACTTTGCCCGCATTACGCAAATATGCGCGAGTTACGGGGTGACGATTCTACCGTAA
- a CDS encoding DUF4136 domain-containing protein, whose product MKLSFTLLLTLLALAMTGCFASREARVESDYSYTGNFRRYRTYDFITGQGLAADTSRLGEVLREAIRTRMRVQGYRPARSRADLLVNFRVFEGDMRFRGYAQEDLTRWVTTGIVEDDETPKEERQGYKPVKLLLTEGTLLVTLIDNKTNRAVWNGYASGVTVPPGAQGELVLKRSVRSIFDRYQIFTEGYLENNRQ is encoded by the coding sequence ATGAAACTATCGTTTACGCTGCTCCTAACTTTGCTGGCACTAGCAATGACAGGCTGCTTCGCCTCACGTGAGGCCCGAGTCGAATCGGACTATAGCTACACTGGCAATTTTCGCCGCTATCGGACCTATGATTTCATTACTGGCCAAGGCTTAGCTGCTGATACTAGTCGGCTGGGCGAAGTATTGCGCGAGGCTATTCGGACCCGTATGCGGGTGCAAGGCTACCGGCCGGCGCGCAGCCGCGCTGACTTGCTGGTAAACTTCCGCGTGTTTGAAGGCGATATGCGTTTTCGCGGTTATGCCCAAGAGGACCTCACGCGGTGGGTAACAACTGGCATCGTGGAAGATGACGAGACTCCCAAAGAAGAGCGCCAGGGCTACAAGCCAGTGAAGCTGCTGCTCACGGAAGGCACGTTGCTGGTCACGCTTATCGATAACAAAACCAACCGCGCCGTGTGGAACGGCTACGCTTCGGGCGTAACGGTGCCCCCCGGCGCACAGGGTGAATTGGTATTGAAGCGCTCGGTGCGCTCTATTTTTGACCGCTACCAGATCTTCACCGAAGGGTATTTGGAGAATAACCGGCAGTAG
- a CDS encoding MFS transporter translates to MRFFKNSIYSAGFWLMCLSSFLFFISFNMLLPELPDYLTRLGGADYKGFIIALFTLTAGISRPFSGKLADTVGRIPVMVFGSLVCFLCGFFYPWVTTVAGFLLLRLLHGFSTGFKPTGTAAFIADIIPLQRRGEAMGLLGVAGSLGMAAGPVVGSLITNQFSLETMFYCSSGAALLSLAVQGTMTETLPQAQRERFSWRLLRLEWSEVLEPQVRAPAIVTLLCLFPFGIVLTVIPDQSQLLGITNKGLFFTFFTTASLLVRLVAGRASDTYGRVPILRVSAALLAFSMILLIVANSATIFLAAAVIFGLAAGLNSPTLYAWTIDLSHEQRRGRAVATMYIALEAGIGLGALLSGWLYGNIASHLPYVHALGAIATLAALAYLMWGVRAEERVRATA, encoded by the coding sequence ATGCGCTTCTTCAAGAACAGTATTTACTCGGCTGGCTTTTGGCTGATGTGTCTGAGTTCATTTCTGTTTTTCATCAGCTTCAATATGCTCCTACCGGAGCTCCCTGATTATCTCACGCGGCTGGGCGGAGCTGACTATAAAGGATTTATCATTGCGCTTTTTACACTTACGGCGGGAATTTCGCGGCCGTTTAGTGGCAAGTTGGCCGATACTGTGGGGCGTATTCCGGTAATGGTATTTGGCTCGCTGGTGTGCTTTCTGTGCGGCTTCTTCTACCCCTGGGTAACCACGGTTGCGGGGTTTCTGCTGCTGCGCCTGCTTCACGGATTCAGCACGGGTTTCAAACCTACTGGCACGGCCGCCTTTATTGCCGATATCATTCCGCTCCAGCGCCGGGGTGAGGCAATGGGCTTACTGGGTGTGGCGGGCAGTTTAGGTATGGCCGCCGGGCCAGTAGTAGGAAGCTTGATTACCAATCAGTTTTCGCTCGAAACAATGTTTTACTGCTCTTCAGGAGCGGCGTTACTATCGTTAGCAGTGCAGGGCACCATGACTGAAACCTTGCCCCAAGCCCAGCGCGAACGGTTTAGCTGGCGTCTGCTACGCTTGGAATGGAGTGAGGTACTGGAACCTCAGGTGCGCGCGCCGGCTATTGTTACGCTGCTGTGCCTGTTCCCATTCGGCATTGTGCTCACCGTTATTCCCGACCAAAGCCAACTGCTGGGCATCACCAACAAAGGGCTGTTTTTTACCTTTTTTACCACTGCATCCTTATTGGTGCGGCTAGTGGCAGGCCGCGCTTCCGACACTTACGGGCGCGTACCAATTCTACGGGTCTCGGCGGCCTTGCTGGCTTTCTCCATGATTCTGCTGATTGTAGCCAACTCGGCAACAATATTTCTAGCTGCTGCCGTCATATTCGGCTTAGCCGCAGGGCTTAACTCCCCTACCCTCTACGCCTGGACCATCGACCTGAGCCATGAGCAGCGGCGCGGACGGGCCGTGGCCACCATGTACATCGCGCTGGAAGCCGGCATTGGGCTGGGGGCGCTGCTGTCGGGCTGGCTGTATGGCAACATCGCCAGTCATTTGCCTTATGTACACGCACTTGGAGCCATTGCTACGCTAGCCGCGCTGGCTTACCTGATGTGGGGCGTACGGGCCGAAGAGCGAGTTCGAGCTACCGCTTAA
- a CDS encoding LIC_10190 family membrane protein: MLTLLLSWLITAAVTRVVGRTAWSWLRSKGLSGTEEALPLEWLSLLGLCVVAPVVGGISLSWAIRTSIQLVVAASVLALMVAQRKEISADFRQGWQVVKHPNNRYSLLASLAILGVLGIRLLHLSTVAPANFDSGLYHFQTLKWLNEYPTVPGLGNLHGRLAFNSSWFPLLSLFRYGSPVGTVYGLGGFLYVLLLGAMVRAMIGTRRGSREAWALPLLFFLLLWSFQIWLSSPTPDYVLPVLLIFAFLRYARKWELGNGHRFDADTVLVGLVVLLAVTIKLSALPALLLPLHSLWASRRAMTRSHWLLVAGLVFCMLTPWLVRGILLSGYLIYPVAALDWITVDWKIPLDSVQKEQYMITNVGRWTTHPTCLPPHQTLAQWVPHWWLTQSNFMQGVMLLAAGSVVPAIIRWRKFSSQETGWAAGWLTAWLGAFFGSGRHLITASVLVFC; encoded by the coding sequence ATGTTGACCCTGTTGCTTTCCTGGTTGATAACTGCTGCCGTAACAAGGGTGGTGGGGCGAACTGCGTGGAGTTGGCTGCGAAGCAAAGGGTTATCTGGCACCGAGGAAGCACTGCCGTTGGAATGGCTCAGTTTGTTGGGCCTGTGTGTGGTGGCGCCAGTTGTGGGGGGCATTTCGCTGAGCTGGGCCATCAGGACGAGTATTCAACTGGTGGTTGCGGCCAGTGTTCTGGCTCTGATGGTGGCGCAACGCAAAGAAATATCAGCCGATTTCCGACAAGGCTGGCAAGTAGTTAAGCATCCTAATAACCGCTATTCACTCCTGGCTAGCCTCGCCATTCTGGGCGTGCTCGGCATCCGACTGCTCCATCTAAGCACTGTAGCCCCCGCCAATTTCGACTCAGGGCTGTATCATTTCCAGACCTTAAAATGGCTGAATGAATACCCAACGGTTCCGGGCTTGGGCAACTTGCACGGGCGACTGGCCTTCAATTCCAGCTGGTTTCCGCTGCTGTCCTTGTTTCGCTACGGCAGCCCGGTGGGCACTGTGTATGGGCTGGGGGGCTTTTTATATGTGTTATTGCTGGGAGCCATGGTGCGGGCAATGATAGGAACGAGGCGTGGCTCGCGGGAGGCGTGGGCACTGCCGCTGCTTTTCTTTTTGCTGCTCTGGAGCTTTCAGATTTGGCTGTCGTCGCCAACTCCCGACTACGTGCTGCCCGTGCTGTTAATTTTTGCCTTCCTGCGCTACGCTCGAAAGTGGGAGCTAGGCAACGGCCATCGCTTCGATGCTGATACTGTGTTGGTAGGGCTGGTTGTTCTGCTGGCTGTTACGATAAAGCTCTCGGCGCTGCCGGCTTTGTTGCTGCCCTTACATAGCCTGTGGGCCAGCCGACGCGCTATGACTCGTAGCCATTGGTTACTAGTGGCAGGACTTGTATTCTGTATGCTCACGCCTTGGCTGGTGCGCGGTATCCTCTTGTCGGGCTACCTTATCTACCCTGTTGCTGCTCTCGATTGGATCACAGTCGATTGGAAGATTCCGCTGGACTCAGTTCAAAAAGAGCAATACATGATTACAAACGTGGGCCGGTGGACAACGCACCCCACTTGTTTGCCGCCCCACCAGACGCTAGCCCAATGGGTGCCGCATTGGTGGCTTACGCAAAGTAATTTTATGCAGGGCGTCATGTTGCTGGCTGCTGGCTCTGTGGTGCCGGCGATAATACGTTGGCGCAAGTTCTCTTCCCAGGAAACAGGGTGGGCCGCAGGCTGGTTAACCGCGTGGCTGGGGGCTTTTTTTGGTTCTGGGCGGCACCTGATTACCGCTTCGGTGTTGGTTTTCTGCTGA
- a CDS encoding redoxin domain-containing protein, producing the protein MIRVKWWLVETLALVCFFVTTLPVFSQNPGRSPKQVATVYVFLAETCPISQQATLALRNLYAAYSSQGVQFVGLFPDQQTSLADIAAFGRTYKVPFPLKMDSKKQLTHRFQARITPEVVVASADGRTILYQGRIDNSYVRLGQRRTVVTEQELRDALAAITTGKPVAKSRTEAVGCFIAE; encoded by the coding sequence ATGATTCGTGTAAAATGGTGGCTGGTAGAGACGCTTGCTTTAGTGTGCTTTTTCGTGACCACGCTGCCAGTGTTTAGTCAGAACCCAGGCCGAAGTCCGAAGCAGGTGGCCACAGTTTACGTATTTCTGGCCGAAACCTGCCCAATTAGCCAACAGGCTACATTGGCGCTGCGCAACTTGTATGCTGCATATTCTTCGCAAGGCGTACAGTTTGTAGGCTTGTTTCCTGATCAGCAAACATCGCTGGCCGATATTGCCGCGTTTGGCCGCACCTACAAGGTGCCTTTTCCGCTGAAAATGGATAGCAAAAAGCAGCTTACGCATCGTTTTCAGGCCCGTATCACTCCGGAGGTAGTAGTGGCCTCGGCCGATGGTCGTACCATACTTTACCAGGGCCGCATTGACAATAGCTACGTGCGTCTCGGCCAGCGCCGTACTGTTGTGACCGAGCAGGAACTGCGCGACGCACTAGCCGCTATTACTACTGGTAAGCCAGTGGCCAAGTCACGGACAGAGGCTGTGGGCTGCTTTATTGCAGAATAA
- a CDS encoding DUF3857 domain-containing protein, with the protein MPSSVGHWSALAIVFLVGGQFCQAQQAPIQFGDVKAADFAPQAKADTTAAAEILCDFGQSKIKGGDEGFELVFERTTRLRIHRKAGYAWATVQVPLYHKDGRKEEINGLKGFTYNLVNGQVVKEKLNKEAIFEEKVDANHLRCAFTLPNVREGSIIEYSYTIKSDFLFNLQDWQFQHTIPVRWSEYRTVVPQFFTYKATVRSYLPFAVKESQAVAYGTSIRMAKKDSYGNQVASSGTNTMQISAQALSSRWVMKDVAAFRDEPYMTTARDYISSLDFELDGIQYPEQKYQQITSTWEKIASELLNDEQFGLALSKTTPLTNSATALVAQYPNPTERLNAAVALVQRTVHYNGQNRLYTTASLKRICEQGTGNAAELNLLLINTLRAAGLAAELLLISTRSHGRIQTDLPVLSQFNYVAALVTMPDNKEVLVDATAPLTTVGILPERCLNGQGRLVDKAGGRWVSLVPTQRYTRYTSAQLALDEQGALGGKVKLEHTGYAGIEAREQLAGTTEQQFVKNLQQRWPEWTLTGPVFNNVAASQQPFSVEVGVKIPGAESSATTLYVQPLRHLGEAQNPFRFEDRQFPVDFGMPHEHSQTIVLTLPAGYEVQELPANLLLTLPNDGGRFQFNITPQQNTLHISSRLQLRKTEYSAQEYASLRELYSRVVAKHAEAIVVKRK; encoded by the coding sequence ATGCCTTCTTCTGTAGGCCACTGGTCAGCTCTGGCTATAGTTTTTCTTGTTGGGGGGCAATTTTGCCAAGCTCAGCAAGCTCCCATTCAGTTCGGCGATGTAAAGGCCGCCGATTTTGCCCCCCAAGCTAAAGCTGATACGACGGCTGCCGCCGAAATCCTGTGCGACTTTGGGCAGTCGAAGATCAAGGGTGGCGACGAAGGTTTCGAGCTGGTATTTGAGCGTACTACGCGTCTGCGCATCCACCGCAAAGCTGGTTATGCATGGGCTACCGTGCAGGTGCCGCTCTACCATAAAGACGGGCGAAAGGAAGAAATAAATGGCCTTAAGGGTTTCACTTACAATCTGGTGAATGGCCAGGTAGTGAAGGAGAAGCTGAACAAAGAAGCCATCTTCGAAGAAAAGGTAGATGCGAATCATCTGCGCTGCGCTTTTACGTTGCCCAATGTGCGTGAGGGGTCCATTATCGAGTACTCCTACACCATCAAATCGGACTTCCTGTTCAACCTTCAGGACTGGCAGTTTCAGCATACCATTCCAGTGCGCTGGAGTGAGTACCGCACCGTCGTTCCGCAGTTCTTTACCTACAAAGCTACCGTTCGCAGCTATCTGCCTTTCGCGGTAAAGGAAAGTCAGGCCGTCGCCTATGGCACAAGCATTCGCATGGCCAAAAAGGACTCCTATGGCAATCAGGTAGCAAGTAGCGGCACCAACACGATGCAGATCAGCGCTCAGGCGCTCAGCTCGCGTTGGGTAATGAAGGATGTTGCGGCTTTCCGCGACGAGCCTTACATGACAACCGCGCGGGACTATATCAGCAGTCTGGATTTCGAATTAGATGGCATTCAGTACCCCGAGCAGAAATACCAGCAGATAACCAGCACCTGGGAGAAAATAGCCTCTGAATTGCTGAATGACGAGCAATTCGGCTTAGCACTAAGCAAGACTACGCCGCTCACAAATTCTGCAACAGCCTTAGTGGCGCAATATCCTAATCCCACGGAGCGCCTGAATGCGGCCGTGGCATTAGTGCAGCGCACGGTGCATTACAACGGGCAAAATCGTTTGTACACCACAGCGTCACTGAAGCGCATATGCGAGCAAGGCACTGGAAACGCAGCCGAGCTGAATCTGCTGCTCATTAATACGCTACGCGCGGCTGGTCTGGCGGCAGAACTGCTGCTGATCAGCACCCGCAGCCACGGCCGCATCCAGACTGATTTGCCCGTACTCAGCCAATTCAACTATGTGGCGGCTCTGGTCACCATGCCTGATAACAAAGAGGTGTTAGTAGATGCTACCGCACCCCTCACCACTGTTGGTATCTTGCCCGAGCGCTGCCTCAATGGACAAGGTCGGCTGGTTGACAAGGCGGGCGGCCGCTGGGTGTCGTTGGTGCCAACCCAACGCTACACCCGTTATACCTCGGCCCAACTGGCGTTAGATGAGCAGGGCGCACTGGGGGGCAAAGTTAAGCTAGAGCACACAGGCTATGCTGGCATAGAGGCCCGCGAACAACTAGCCGGCACCACCGAGCAACAGTTTGTCAAGAATTTGCAGCAACGCTGGCCCGAGTGGACCCTGACAGGGCCCGTATTCAATAACGTTGCCGCCTCACAGCAACCATTTAGCGTAGAAGTTGGCGTAAAAATCCCGGGTGCTGAGTCATCAGCTACCACGCTATACGTGCAGCCTTTACGCCACCTTGGAGAAGCTCAAAATCCCTTTCGCTTTGAAGATCGGCAGTTCCCAGTCGATTTTGGAATGCCCCATGAGCATAGCCAAACTATAGTACTGACGTTGCCAGCCGGCTATGAAGTGCAGGAACTTCCAGCTAACCTACTGCTAACCCTGCCCAACGATGGGGGGCGTTTTCAATTCAATATCACGCCGCAGCAAAATACCCTGCATATCAGCAGCCGCCTTCAGCTTCGCAAAACCGAATATTCAGCCCAGGAATATGCTTCCCTGCGCGAACTGTACAGTCGCGTGGTAGCAAAGCACGCGGAGGCCATTGTGGTAAAGCGCAAGTAA
- a CDS encoding DUF983 domain-containing protein, which translates to MKPIRSSFLAMLALRCPRCHQGPLFKYPTYRVTKFSQMLDSCPVCGQAYEPEPGFYWGAMFVSYGFSVAIFALSGVGLYYLAGDPAVWVYVLTVAVVTVLTMPLVFRYSRALMLYLFGFVRYNPRWAENTEQPSQKA; encoded by the coding sequence ATGAAGCCTATTCGCTCTTCTTTCCTGGCAATGCTGGCCCTGCGCTGTCCGCGCTGCCATCAGGGACCGTTGTTTAAATACCCAACGTATCGCGTTACCAAGTTCTCCCAAATGCTGGATTCCTGTCCGGTTTGCGGGCAGGCCTATGAGCCGGAGCCGGGCTTTTACTGGGGGGCAATGTTTGTGAGCTACGGCTTCTCAGTCGCAATTTTTGCGCTGAGCGGCGTCGGCTTATACTACCTGGCCGGCGACCCAGCCGTGTGGGTTTACGTGCTCACCGTAGCCGTCGTCACCGTACTGACAATGCCGCTGGTATTTCGCTACTCCCGCGCCCTGATGCTGTATTTGTTCGGCTTTGTCCGCTATAATCCGCGGTGGGCCGAAAACACGGAGCAGCCGTCGCAGAAGGCGTAG
- a CDS encoding DUF3857 domain-containing protein → MPKNLLHRSALTLLLLTGASQLPVFGQADPIKFGKPDLADFDAKNFVADSAAEAVVLCDFGRTRFETGSGDFKLVFERVTRIKILKKSGYDWAIVKVPLYKKGSNEEKISALRGFTYNMVNGQLVKEKMASDATFMEQQTTNNFIRKFTLPNVREGSVIEYTYTVNSDFLFNFQDWQFQHYIPVRWSEYRAAIPEYFDYKQLFQGYEPLAVQERTEGLTQFSFSQGGSFNEGTAMSGGSGRTGPSSTTVTPRVTNYRWAMKQVPGFRNEPFMTTSKDYVARVDFELAGYQWPGQAYESVAGSWQKIDDELLNHENLGSQLKRGGFLKAELAAITAQHTDPAARAAAVHAMVRKAVKHNGTDWMLSTGSLKRTYDQHTGNSADVNLLLIAALRDAGLEANPVVLSTRSHGRLTETMPLMSSFNYVVAHVALPGNQELLADATDALLPFGMLPTRCLSGTGRLLLPGAGKSRWVSLTPAQRYVNYHLVHLTMDERGGMKGKVHRENGGYAGLDQRETLEKKGEKKFMEDMAKTHEGWSIPAYAFKERETLHKPLTLDYEFTAPGADAPTPTLYLNLVRHFSAERNPFVHEDRRFPVDFAAPYDETVQLNITLPAGYEPEDMPKPTAVKLPEDGGLFTYQVAASPGTIQIMSRMTLRRAVYSAEEYTYLREFYSRMLAKQAEQIVLKKKS, encoded by the coding sequence ATGCCGAAAAATTTACTCCATCGTAGCGCTCTAACTTTATTGCTACTGACGGGCGCTTCCCAACTTCCCGTCTTTGGTCAGGCTGATCCGATCAAGTTTGGCAAGCCTGACCTAGCTGATTTCGACGCCAAAAACTTTGTGGCCGACAGCGCCGCTGAAGCCGTCGTGCTCTGCGACTTCGGCCGCACTCGCTTCGAAACCGGCAGCGGCGACTTTAAGCTAGTTTTTGAGCGCGTTACTCGGATCAAAATCCTCAAAAAATCGGGCTACGACTGGGCCATCGTGAAGGTGCCACTTTATAAAAAGGGCTCCAACGAAGAGAAGATTTCGGCACTACGCGGCTTCACTTACAATATGGTGAACGGGCAGCTAGTGAAGGAGAAAATGGCTTCCGATGCTACCTTCATGGAGCAGCAGACGACCAACAACTTCATCCGCAAGTTCACGCTGCCCAACGTGCGTGAGGGCTCCGTAATTGAGTATACCTACACCGTCAACTCCGATTTCCTGTTCAACTTCCAGGACTGGCAGTTTCAGCACTACATCCCCGTGCGCTGGAGCGAGTATCGGGCGGCTATTCCGGAGTATTTCGATTACAAGCAGCTATTTCAGGGCTATGAGCCTCTAGCTGTGCAGGAGCGCACCGAAGGACTCACGCAGTTCAGCTTTAGTCAGGGTGGGTCATTCAATGAAGGCACTGCAATGAGTGGAGGAAGCGGGCGCACAGGGCCTAGCTCTACAACCGTGACGCCGCGCGTTACCAACTACCGCTGGGCTATGAAGCAGGTACCCGGCTTCCGTAATGAGCCTTTTATGACGACCTCTAAGGACTATGTTGCCCGCGTGGACTTCGAATTAGCCGGATATCAATGGCCTGGACAAGCGTACGAAAGTGTAGCCGGCTCTTGGCAAAAAATTGATGATGAACTGCTTAATCACGAAAACCTAGGGTCTCAGCTGAAACGCGGCGGCTTCTTGAAAGCAGAGCTGGCAGCCATCACCGCCCAGCACACCGACCCAGCGGCCCGCGCCGCAGCGGTACACGCTATGGTGCGCAAAGCCGTGAAGCACAACGGCACTGACTGGATGCTGAGTACTGGCTCGCTTAAGCGCACTTACGATCAGCATACCGGCAATTCGGCCGACGTAAACCTGCTGCTCATCGCGGCGTTGCGCGATGCTGGCTTGGAGGCCAACCCCGTAGTACTTAGCACTCGCAGCCATGGCCGCCTGACGGAGACAATGCCCTTGATGTCGAGCTTCAACTACGTGGTAGCCCATGTTGCTTTACCCGGCAACCAAGAACTGCTAGCCGACGCTACCGATGCCTTGCTCCCTTTCGGAATGCTTCCGACGCGCTGCCTCAGCGGGACGGGTCGCCTGTTGCTGCCGGGCGCGGGCAAGTCGCGGTGGGTAAGCCTTACACCTGCTCAACGCTATGTAAACTATCATCTAGTCCATCTCACGATGGATGAGCGCGGGGGCATGAAGGGTAAAGTGCACCGGGAAAACGGCGGCTACGCAGGGCTGGACCAACGTGAAACCCTGGAAAAAAAGGGAGAGAAGAAGTTTATGGAAGATATGGCCAAAACCCACGAGGGCTGGTCCATTCCTGCCTATGCCTTCAAAGAGCGCGAAACCCTGCACAAACCACTTACCCTAGATTACGAGTTTACCGCACCCGGCGCTGATGCCCCTACTCCTACCCTTTACCTGAATCTGGTGCGGCACTTCAGCGCGGAACGCAATCCTTTTGTGCACGAAGACCGTCGTTTTCCGGTTGATTTTGCGGCTCCTTATGACGAAACAGTACAGTTGAACATTACTCTCCCTGCCGGCTACGAACCGGAGGATATGCCCAAACCTACGGCTGTAAAGCTGCCCGAAGATGGGGGCTTATTTACATATCAGGTGGCAGCCTCGCCGGGCACTATCCAGATTATGAGCCGCATGACGCTGCGTCGGGCCGTGTATTCGGCGGAAGAATACACGTACCTGCGCGAGTTTTATAGCCGTATGCTGGCCAAGCAGGCCGAGCAGATTGTGTTGAAGAAGAAATCATGA